A region from the Kryptolebias marmoratus isolate JLee-2015 linkage group LG9, ASM164957v2, whole genome shotgun sequence genome encodes:
- the sfxn1 gene encoding sideroflexin-1 yields MAAELSTSINIKEPRWDQSTFVGRAKHFFTVTDPRNVLLTNEQLAHAHRIITDYRKGVVSPGLTEDELWRAKYVFDSAFHPDTGEKMVLIGRMSAQVPMNMTITGCMMTFYKTTPAVLFWQWINQSFNAIVNYTNRSGDAPITVNQLGTAYVSATTGAVATALGLNALTKHVSPLIGRFVPFAAVAAANCINIPLMRQRELQHGIPITDENDNRLGESTKAAQQAISQVVVSRILMASPGMAIPPFLMNHLEKKAFLKRFPWMSAPIQVGLVGFCLVFATPLCCALFPQKSSMSVSRLEPELREKIRASHPGVERVYFNKGL; encoded by the exons ATGGCAGCAGAGCTATCAACCTCCATCAACATCAAGGAGCCGCGGTGGGACCAGAGCACCTTCGTGGGGCGAGCCAAACACTTCTTCACCGTCACGGATCCCAGGAACGTCCTCCTGACCAATGAGCAGCTCGCCCACGCCCACAGAATCATCACCGACTACAG AAAAGGAGTCGTCTCCCCGGGGCTGACGGAGGACGAGCTGTGGAGAGCCAAGTATGTGTTCGACTCGGCCTTCCACCCGGACACCGGGGAGAAGATGGTCCTGATCGGCCGCATGTCGGCGCAGGTTCCCATGAACATGACCATCACCGGCTGCATGATGACCTTTTATAA GACGACCCCCGCCGTCCTGTTCTGGCAGTGGATCAATCAGTCCTTCAACGCAATAGTCAACTACACCAACAGGAGCGGCGACGCTCCCATCACAGTCAA TCAGCTTGGCACAGCTTATGTGTCTGCCACTACGGGGGCAGTCGCCACCGCTCTAGGACTAAACGCACTAACAAAG CACGTCTCCCCTCTGATCGGACGCTTCGTCCCGTttgctgctgtagctgctgccAACTGTATCAACATCCCTCTGATGAGACAAAG GGAGCTCCAACATGGCATTCCTATAACGGATGAAAACGACAACAGGTTAGGGGAGTCTACGAAGGCTGCTCAGCAGGCCATCTCTCAGGTCGTGGTGTCCAGGATCCTCATGGCCTCTCCAGGGATGG CTATCCCCCCGTTTTTAATGAATCACCTGGAGAAGAAGGCTTTCCTGAAG CGCTTCCCATGGATGAGTGCACCTATTCAGGTCGGCCTGGTGGGATTCTG cCTGGTGTTCGCCACGCCTCTGTGCTGCGCGCTGTTCCCTCAGAAGAg CTCCATGTCGGTCAGCCGCTTGGAGCCGGAGCTGCGGGAGAAAATCCGAGCCAGCCACCCGGGCGTGGAGAGGGTCTACTTCAACAAGGGGCTATGA